The region CGTGATCTTCGCCGCCGGCACCGGCAACCCGTTCTTCACGACCGACACCGCCGCCGCCCTGCGCGCGCGGGAGATGCACGCCGACGCGCTGCTGATGGCCAAGAACGGGGTGGAGGGCGTCTACTCCGGGGACCCGCGCACCGACCCGGACGCGACGTTCATCCCCGAGATCTCGCACATGGAGGCGCTGCAGCGCGGCCTCAAGGTCATGGACGCCACGGCGCTCACGATCTGCATGGAGCAGCGGCTGCCGATCCACGTGTTCAACATGGACGACGAGTCCAACATCGACCGGATAGTGTGCGGCGAGCGCGTCGGAACCCTCGTCGCGACGGAGGGCTGAGGAACGCATGAGTGAGCTGATCGACGAGCTGCTGGCCGACGCGCGCGAGCGCATGACGAAGTCCGTGGAGGCGACGACCGGCCAGTTCGGCACCGTCCGCACGGGCCGGGCGAGCCCGGCGCTCCTGGACCGCATCGTGGTCGACTACTACGGCGCGATGACGCCGCTGAAGCAGCTGGCGACCGTCAACGCGCCCGAGGCGCGGCTGCTGACCGTCCAGCCGTTCGACCAGTCCTCCATCCCTGCGGTGGAGAAGGCGATCATGCAGGCCGATCTCGGCCTGACCCCGAGCAACGACGGGCGGCTCATCCGCCTGAGCGTGCCGGAGCTCAACGAGGAGCGCCGCCGCGACATGGTCAAGCTCGTGCGCAGCATCGCCGAGGAGGGCCGCGTCGCCGTGCGCAACGTCCGCCGCGACGTCATGCAGGACCTCAAGGAGCTCAAGGACGAGGGCGAGGTCGGCGCCGACGACGAGCACCGCGGCGAGGGCGAGCTGCAGAAGCTCACCGACGCGAGCGTCGCGCAGCTGGACGCGGTCCTGAAGGCCAAGGAAGCCGAGATCCTCGAGGTCTGATGCCGGGCGCAGCCGTCGCGCCGCGGTACGTCGCGATCATCACCGACGGCAACGGGCGCTGGGCCGAGGCCCGGGGGCTGCCCGTCAACGACGGGCACAGCGCCGGCGCCGACACGGTGAAGGCGCGGCTGCGCGACGCGGCCGAGTGGGGCATCGAGGAGCTCACGGTCTACTCGTTCTCGACCGAGAACTGGACCCGCTCAGCCCAGGAGGTCACCGGCCTCATGCGGATGTTCGCCCAGCGCATCCAGACCGAGACGCCGGAGCTCAAGGCCCAGGGCGTGCGGATGCGGTTCATCGGCCGCCGTGACCGCATCACGCCGGCGCTGCTGGAGCTCATGGACTGGGCGGAGGCGCAGACCGCGGACAACACGCGGATCACGCTGTTCATCGCGTTCAACTACGGCGGCCGGGCCGAGATCGTCGACGCGGCCGCCCGCTTCACCGGCGGCACCGAGGAGGACTTCGCCAAGCTCCTCTACGCGCCGGAGATGCACGAGCCGGACCTCGTCATCCGCACCTCGGGCGAGCAGCGCCTCTCGAACTACCTGCTGTGGCAGTCCGCGTACTCCGAGCTCGTCTTCGCCGACGAGCTGTGGCCGGACTTCGACCGCGACGCGTTCCGCCGCACGCTGGACCAGTACAGCGACCGCGTCCGGCGCTTCGGGGGGCGGTGAGCGTGGCGAGCCGCGCCGCCCGCGAGCGCCCGCAGCGCAGCGACCTGACCGCGCGGATCATCGTGGCGATCCCGGCGATCATCTTCGCGATCACGATCGTCGCGCTGGGCGACATCTTCTTCACGCTCGGCCTGATCGGGCTCGGGCTCGTCTGCCTGCACGAGCTGTTCCAGATGTTCGACAAGGCGCACCCGTCGCGCCTGGGCGGCTTCATCGGCGTGATCGCGCTGTCGCTCGCCGCGTTCTTCGGCGACTCGACGCACGTGATGATCGCGCTCGTGGCGACCTTCCCGGTCGTGTTCGTGCTGACCGCGGCGCAGCCGAAGGGCGGGGCGCCGGCGATCTCGGTGACGATCCTCGGGGTCACGTGGATCGGGCTCGGTCTCGCGCACGCGATCCTGCTGCGCGACCTCCCGCACGGTGGCGCGATCATCGTCGACGTGCTCGTCGGCACGTTCCTCGGCGACACGGGCGCCTACCTCGGCGGCCGCCAGTTCGGGCGCCGCAAGCTCGCGCC is a window of Paraconexibacter algicola DNA encoding:
- the frr gene encoding ribosome recycling factor; protein product: MIDELLADARERMTKSVEATTGQFGTVRTGRASPALLDRIVVDYYGAMTPLKQLATVNAPEARLLTVQPFDQSSIPAVEKAIMQADLGLTPSNDGRLIRLSVPELNEERRRDMVKLVRSIAEEGRVAVRNVRRDVMQDLKELKDEGEVGADDEHRGEGELQKLTDASVAQLDAVLKAKEAEILEV
- the uppS gene encoding polyprenyl diphosphate synthase is translated as MPGAAVAPRYVAIITDGNGRWAEARGLPVNDGHSAGADTVKARLRDAAEWGIEELTVYSFSTENWTRSAQEVTGLMRMFAQRIQTETPELKAQGVRMRFIGRRDRITPALLELMDWAEAQTADNTRITLFIAFNYGGRAEIVDAAARFTGGTEEDFAKLLYAPEMHEPDLVIRTSGEQRLSNYLLWQSAYSELVFADELWPDFDRDAFRRTLDQYSDRVRRFGGR
- a CDS encoding phosphatidate cytidylyltransferase, with amino-acid sequence MSVASRAARERPQRSDLTARIIVAIPAIIFAITIVALGDIFFTLGLIGLGLVCLHELFQMFDKAHPSRLGGFIGVIALSLAAFFGDSTHVMIALVATFPVVFVLTAAQPKGGAPAISVTILGVTWIGLGLAHAILLRDLPHGGAIIVDVLVGTFLGDTGAYLGGRQFGRRKLAPAISPNKTVEGLAIGFVTAIVATWAAGLYQDWLSGTDALILGACVGLAAPVGDLFESYLKRDAGTKDTGTLFGAHGGALDRLDAVLFSIVVGYYVWLALM